A stretch of the Saprospiraceae bacterium genome encodes the following:
- a CDS encoding GNAT family N-acetyltransferase — protein MTIREAKINDIKQIQIIRNSVKENTLSNPNIVTDKDYEEFITLRGKGWVCEIDNKIVGFAIADLKENNIWALFIDPLFEKIGIGQKLHNIMLDWYFAQTNTTVWLGTAFNTRAEQFYRKAGWKEVGNHGTKEIKFEMTCNDWTKVRIANIK, from the coding sequence ATGACAATAAGAGAAGCTAAAATAAACGACATAAAGCAAATTCAAATCATTAGAAATTCTGTAAAAGAAAACACATTGTCAAATCCAAATATAGTTACGGACAAAGATTATGAAGAATTTATTACTTTAAGAGGTAAAGGTTGGGTCTGTGAAATTGACAATAAAATTGTTGGTTTTGCTATAGCCGACCTCAAAGAGAATAATATTTGGGCTTTATTTATAGACCCGTTATTTGAAAAAATAGGTATTGGCCAAAAATTACACAACATTATGCTGGACTGGTATTTCGCACAGACTAATACAACAGTATGGTTAGGAACTGCATTTAATACAAGAGCTGAACAATTTTACAGAAAGGCGGGATGGAAAGAGGTTGGCAATCATGGGACAAAAGAAATCAAATTTGAAATGACATGTAACGACTGGACAAAAGTCAGAATTGCTAACATCAAATAA
- a CDS encoding SRPBCC domain-containing protein, whose protein sequence is MKNIRTEILINRDITNVWDVLMNFESYPKWNPFIRSISGEPKLGNRLIVIINPPGGKGMTFKPKILTLEPNKEFRWKGKLGINGIFDGEHYFILEYLDKNKTKFIHGEKFSGILVYFAGKMLDKTEKGFQIMNESIKNECEIK, encoded by the coding sequence ATGAAAAATATTCGAACCGAAATTTTAATTAACAGAGACATTACTAATGTATGGGATGTTTTGATGAATTTTGAAAGCTACCCTAAATGGAATCCATTTATCAGATCAATAAGTGGAGAACCAAAATTAGGCAACAGGTTGATTGTAATTATAAACCCTCCAGGCGGAAAAGGAATGACTTTTAAACCCAAAATTTTGACTCTTGAACCGAATAAGGAATTTAGATGGAAAGGTAAACTTGGTATCAATGGCATTTTTGACGGAGAACATTATTTCATTTTGGAATACCTGGATAAAAACAAAACTAAATTCATACACGGTGAAAAATTCAGTGGGATTTTAGTTTATTTTGCAGGAAAAATGCTGGATAAAACCGAAAAAGGATTTCAGATTATGAATGAATCGATAAAAAATGAATGTGAAATAAAATAA